From Aedes albopictus strain Foshan chromosome 1, AalbF5, whole genome shotgun sequence, one genomic window encodes:
- the LOC109406992 gene encoding probable 4-coumarate--CoA ligase 1 — protein sequence MFHLKDKFTFYDPSTKVWRGLPRKSIFNPNQSLGELILQVLERNGAKVVQISADSGVEVTGDEMRLKTIRIAQNLIKMGYGGSKSETNDIFTMLVRNGENAAPVAFACFALGIPVSTLDPTFTQDDLSHMLGTVKPKVIFCDNDVLDNLIGACQVADISPKIILMSERVKEYDHLETLLEPTGTEEMFIPVHITDPSNHVAVLLCSSGTTGRSKAVCLSHSICIAHVANFFECHPSDRTLAFSTLYWLSGMFVLLTSTVWGATRVITREPFDADLTLDIIERFRISVPILPSAQALAVVNNPKSNSNVLRTVRLPMTGGSAIPITLKESFEKLVPGRFLEIVYGFSEIALGVTFTRKQFYREGSVGFPAAGTEFKIVDDDGQPLDVGQEGEILVRAEYAFKGYFGNDDATREILDSDGWMHSGDVGRFDEDGYLYIVDRKKDILKCSGYQVSPSEIESVILTVPGVAACCVAGVPTETFDLATALVVRKDPAAQIPEATEIMQKVEESLAWFKHLKGGVYFADELPLTPSGKVVRRAVRDIVIQLKTNEL from the exons ATGTTCCACTTGAAAGATAAGTTTACCTTCTACGATCCGTCGACGAAGGTCTGGAGAGGTCTTCCGCGGAAATCGATCTTCAACCCCAACCAGAGTCTAGGTGAGCTGATTCTGCAGGTTCTGGAGAGAAATGGCGCCAAAGTGGTTCAAATCAGTGCGGATAGCGGAGTGGAGGTTACGGGTGACGAAATGCGTTTGAAAACGATAAGGATCGCTCAAAATCTTATCAAAATGGGCTATGGTGGAAGCAAGTCAGAAACGAACGACATCTTTACGATGCTGGTTCGAAACGGAGAAAACGCAGCTCCGGTTGCGTTTGCATGCTTCGCACTAGGGATTCCAGTGAGCACGTTGGATCCAACATTTACGCAAGATGATTTGAGTCATATGCTGGGAACGGTGAAGCCGAAGGTGATCTTCTGTGACAATGATGTTCTGGACAATTTGATCGGAGCTTGTCAAGTGGCGGACATTTCTCCTAAGATAATTTTAATGAGTGAACGTGTGAAGGAGTACGATCATTTGGAGACTCTGTTAGAACCAACTGGCACCGAAGAAATGTTTAT CCCCGTTCACATCACCGACCCGTCCAATCACGTGGCAGTGCTCCTCTGCTCTTCCGGAACGACCGGTCGCTCCAAAGCCGTCTGCCTGTCGCACTCGATCTGCATCGCCCACGTGGCCAACTTCTTCGAGTGTCATCCGTCCGATCGAACGCTGGCCTTCAGCACACTCTACTGGCTGTCTGGGATGTTCGTTCTGCTAACCAGCACGGTTTGGGGCGCTACCCGAGTAATCACCCGCGAACCCTTCGACGCCGATCTCACCCTGGATATCATCGAGCGGTTCCGCATCTCGGTTCCCATTCTACCGTCGGCACAAGCGCTTGCCGTTGTCAACAATCCAAAATCCAACTCCAACGTGCTGCGTACCGTACGCTTACCAATGACCGGTGGCAGTGCAATCCCCATCACGCTGAAAGAATCATTCGAGAAGCTGGTCCCCGGAAGATTCCTGGAGATTGTGTACGGATTCTCGGAGATTGCTCTGGGTGTAACGTTCACCAGGAAACAGTTCTATCGGGAGGGTTCCGTTGGATTCCCGGCAGCTGGGACGGAGTTCAAGATCGTCGATGACGATGGTCAACCGCTGGACGTGGGCCAGGAAGGAGAGATTCTAGTCCGGGCAGAGTACGCCTTCAAAGGGTACttcggaaacgacgacgccactaGGGAAATTCTAGACAGCGATGGGTGGATGCATTCTGGAGACGTTGGACGGTTCGATGAGGACGGCTATCTGTACATAGTGGATCGGAAGAAGGACATCCTCAAGTGCAGCGGATATCAGGTGTCGCCGAGTGAAATCGAAAGTGTGATTTTGACCGTTCCCGGAGTGGCGGCCTGTTGCGTTGCTGGTGTGCCGACGGAAACGTTCGATTTGGCAACGGCTTTGGTTGTTCGGAAAGATCCAGCCGCTCAGATTCCCGAAGCCACGGAGATTATGCAAAAGGTGGAGGAATCGCTCGCGTGGTTCAAACATTTGAAGGGAGGGGTGTATTTCGCCGATGAACTTCCTTTAACTCCTTCGGGCAAAGTTGTTAGACGAGCCGTGAGGGACATTGTGATACAATTGAAAACTAACGAGTTGTAA